One region of Solanum pennellii chromosome 6, SPENNV200 genomic DNA includes:
- the LOC107023936 gene encoding syntaxin-21-like isoform X2 yields the protein MSFEDLESGSSLYVQGGSGSWERQTTQAITNPSASDNRQSIVVGVFQINTALTNFQRLVNTLGTPKDAIQLRHKLHSTRQQIAKLIKETSANLKQAMESNRHSQSSVTKKIANAKLAKDFQSVLKKFQKAQQLAAQREADYTPSISQEINSSRSIEIQISSSISAESSSILLESKRQDVVQLEHEIVFNEAIIEEREQGMTEIQQQIGELNEMFKDLALLVHEQGTMLDDISSNIGSSHDATVQAAKQLTKASKIQQCNSSMSCLLLVIFGVILLIIIVLVLA from the exons ATGAGCTTTGAAGATCTTGAATCAGGAAGCTCATTGTATGTTCAAGGAGGAAGTGGATCATGGGAACGACAAACAACACAAGCCATCACAAATCCATCTGCTTCTGATAATCGTCAATCCATAGTAGTTGGTGTGTTTCAAATAAACACAGCTTTGACAAACTTTCAACGCCTAGTTAACACCCTTGGAACACCCAAAGACGCTATTCAACTCCGCCACAAGCT CCACAGTACAAGACAGCAAATTGCAAAATTGATAAAAGAAACTTCAGCTAACCTAAAGCAAGCCATGGAATCAAATCGACATTCTCAATCTAGT GTCACCAAGAAGATCGCCAATGCTAAGCTTGCTAAGGATTTCCAATCTGTTCTTAAAAAGTTCCAAAAAGCTCAGCAACTTGCAGCACAGAGAGAGGCAGATTACACTCCTTCCATTTCCCAGGAGATCAATTCATCCAG AAGCATAGAGATTCAGATAAGTTCATCTATCAGTGCCGAGAGCAGTTCTATCCTTCTGGAATCCAAAAG ACAGGACGTCGTACAATTGGAACATGAGATTGTTTTTAACGAAGCCATCATAGAAGAAAGAGAGCAAGGAATGACAGAAATCCAGCAACAGATTGGTGAACTGAATGAGATGTTCAAGGATTTAGCTCTATTGGTCCATGAACAAGGAACTATGCTCG ATGATATAAGTTCTAATATTGGGAGTTCTCATGATGCAACTGTACAAGCTGCAAAGCAACTTACCAAAGCATCGAAAATCCAACAATGTAATTCATCTATG AGCTGCTTGTTGTTGGTGATATTTGGGGTCATCCTGCTAATAATAATTGTACTGGTGCTAGCATAA
- the LOC107023936 gene encoding syntaxin-21-like isoform X1, whose translation MSFEDLESGSSLYVQGGSGSWERQTTQAITNPSASDNRQSIVVGVFQINTALTNFQRLVNTLGTPKDAIQLRHKLHSTRQQIAKLIKETSANLKQAMESNRHSQSSVTKKIANAKLAKDFQSVLKKFQKAQQLAAQREADYTPSISQEINSSRSIEIQISSSISAESSSILLESKRQDVVQLEHEIVFNEAIIEEREQGMTEIQQQIGELNEMFKDLALLVHEQGTMLDDISSNIGSSHDATVQAAKQLTKASKIQQCNSSMVRVYIAASPMIAYGLPLAWRKIDTYKFSLQSCLLLVIFGVILLIIIVLVLA comes from the exons ATGAGCTTTGAAGATCTTGAATCAGGAAGCTCATTGTATGTTCAAGGAGGAAGTGGATCATGGGAACGACAAACAACACAAGCCATCACAAATCCATCTGCTTCTGATAATCGTCAATCCATAGTAGTTGGTGTGTTTCAAATAAACACAGCTTTGACAAACTTTCAACGCCTAGTTAACACCCTTGGAACACCCAAAGACGCTATTCAACTCCGCCACAAGCT CCACAGTACAAGACAGCAAATTGCAAAATTGATAAAAGAAACTTCAGCTAACCTAAAGCAAGCCATGGAATCAAATCGACATTCTCAATCTAGT GTCACCAAGAAGATCGCCAATGCTAAGCTTGCTAAGGATTTCCAATCTGTTCTTAAAAAGTTCCAAAAAGCTCAGCAACTTGCAGCACAGAGAGAGGCAGATTACACTCCTTCCATTTCCCAGGAGATCAATTCATCCAG AAGCATAGAGATTCAGATAAGTTCATCTATCAGTGCCGAGAGCAGTTCTATCCTTCTGGAATCCAAAAG ACAGGACGTCGTACAATTGGAACATGAGATTGTTTTTAACGAAGCCATCATAGAAGAAAGAGAGCAAGGAATGACAGAAATCCAGCAACAGATTGGTGAACTGAATGAGATGTTCAAGGATTTAGCTCTATTGGTCCATGAACAAGGAACTATGCTCG ATGATATAAGTTCTAATATTGGGAGTTCTCATGATGCAACTGTACAAGCTGCAAAGCAACTTACCAAAGCATCGAAAATCCAACAATGTAATTCATCTATGGTAAGAGTCTATATTGCAGCTAGTCCTATGATAGCTTACGGATTGCCTTTAGCTTGGCGCAAAATTGATACTTACAAATTTTCTTTGCAGAGCTGCTTGTTGTTGGTGATATTTGGGGTCATCCTGCTAATAATAATTGTACTGGTGCTAGCATAA